From the Lentimicrobiaceae bacterium genome, one window contains:
- a CDS encoding ABC transporter permease, producing MYKFLSGIKKEFLILVRDPAGLAILFIMPMFLIVVVTLTQENALKSIRGSQIKILFVDEDNSRLSKTIRQGLDTTGCFEIITNINSQQLTEKTASEAIASGKYQIGILIPRGAYSQSLRRADAVISNSFRKNDSTNISGTVITGVNILLDPAINDAYKNSVVSALKMLVQGAEIQILTEKFCSLLPAEVNKKLRIPIESELKNRFQRMQTDFEKQVREKMGKFAPAHIDMSDATKRIEKSAQGIHFTIEEAKFPWKPGNVLMVKEIIASHRQETIKPTVVQNNVPAFALFAMFFIVIPLSGSLITEKNEGAYNRLRTLPISYFTILSSKTVVYVIVCLLQLLMMMAVGIWFFPAVFGMPALQTGNHVGLILVSALASALAAVGFGMLIGTLSHTIGQAAMFGSLFVVILSILGGIFIPVYLMPAPLQAVSIISPIRWGLDSFLDIFVRKATFAAVLPNICRLIVFFVLVQFISLFSFVKRN from the coding sequence ATGTATAAATTTTTATCAGGCATAAAAAAAGAATTTCTCATCCTGGTTCGCGACCCGGCAGGACTTGCCATACTTTTCATTATGCCTATGTTTCTCATCGTTGTGGTAACTCTTACTCAGGAAAATGCACTGAAATCTATTCGTGGCTCGCAAATAAAAATCCTTTTTGTTGACGAAGATAATTCCCGGTTAAGTAAAACCATAAGGCAGGGGCTGGATACTACCGGTTGTTTCGAAATCATAACAAATATTAATTCACAACAGCTTACCGAAAAAACTGCCAGCGAAGCAATCGCTTCGGGAAAATACCAGATAGGAATTTTAATCCCCCGCGGAGCTTACAGCCAGTCGCTCCGGCGCGCTGATGCGGTTATTTCAAATTCATTCAGGAAAAACGACAGTACAAATATTTCAGGAACAGTTATAACCGGCGTAAACATTCTCCTTGACCCTGCAATAAACGATGCCTATAAAAACTCTGTAGTCAGTGCTTTGAAAATGCTTGTCCAAGGTGCCGAAATTCAAATTCTGACGGAAAAATTTTGCAGCCTGCTTCCGGCGGAAGTCAACAAGAAGCTTCGCATTCCCATTGAAAGTGAATTAAAAAACAGGTTCCAACGCATGCAAACCGATTTTGAAAAACAGGTTCGTGAAAAAATGGGGAAATTTGCACCAGCCCATATTGACATGAGCGATGCCACGAAAAGAATTGAAAAAAGTGCACAGGGTATTCATTTTACCATTGAAGAGGCAAAATTCCCCTGGAAACCTGGTAATGTGTTGATGGTAAAAGAAATCATCGCTTCTCACCGACAGGAAACAATCAAACCTACCGTAGTGCAAAACAACGTACCCGCTTTTGCCTTGTTTGCCATGTTTTTCATTGTCATACCTCTTTCCGGTAGCCTGATTACCGAAAAAAACGAAGGAGCCTACAACAGGTTACGTACTCTTCCGATAAGTTATTTTACTATATTAAGTTCAAAAACTGTTGTTTATGTAATTGTATGTTTATTACAACTGCTAATGATGATGGCAGTGGGAATTTGGTTTTTCCCGGCAGTTTTCGGGATGCCGGCACTACAAACGGGCAACCATGTGGGACTAATCCTGGTATCGGCGCTGGCATCGGCGTTGGCGGCAGTAGGTTTCGGGATGCTCATCGGAACGCTTTCCCATACCATCGGACAGGCAGCCATGTTCGGTTCGCTTTTCGTTGTGATACTTTCCATTTTGGGCGGTATTTTTATTCCTGTGTATCTTATGCCCGCTCCTTTACAAGCAGTAAGCATAATTTCACCAATACGATGGGGGCTCGACAGTTTTCTCGACATTTTTGTACGGAAAGCTACGTTTGCTGCCGTACTGCCCAATATTTGCCGTTTGATTGTATTTTTTGTGCTTGTACAATTCATTTCATTGTTTAGTTTTGTAAAACGCAATTAA
- a CDS encoding ABC transporter ATP-binding protein, which translates to MSNSNRHTHNSEIVLQTEKLVKIYRRSDEQTLKGVDLSISKQEFFGLLGPNGAGKTTLISIICGLLKITSGTVNVQGIDVKKHPEKIKNIIGLVPQELALYPTLTLRENLSYFASMHGLSGSVLNKRVEELISMVMLDSHANKWVSRCSGGIKRRANLITGLVHNPSILFLDEPTLGVDAQSRNLIFEYLQQLNSSGTTIFYTTHYMQEAENLCSRVNIIDNGQIIENGTPAQLIEKNPSCGNLGDVFLKLTGKDLRD; encoded by the coding sequence ATGAGCAACAGCAACAGGCATACCCATAACTCTGAAATCGTGCTACAAACAGAAAAGCTGGTGAAAATTTACCGCCGGTCGGACGAACAAACGTTAAAAGGGGTTGACCTTTCAATAAGCAAGCAAGAGTTTTTTGGATTATTAGGTCCAAATGGTGCCGGAAAAACCACACTCATCTCCATAATCTGTGGATTGCTGAAAATTACATCCGGTACGGTTAATGTCCAGGGAATAGATGTGAAGAAACATCCCGAAAAAATAAAAAACATCATCGGACTGGTACCCCAGGAACTGGCTTTATATCCCACACTCACCCTGCGCGAGAACTTGAGTTATTTTGCCAGTATGCACGGGCTTAGTGGTTCGGTACTCAACAAACGGGTGGAAGAACTCATCAGCATGGTGATGCTTGACAGTCATGCTAACAAATGGGTATCCCGCTGTTCAGGAGGAATAAAACGACGCGCCAACCTTATTACAGGGTTGGTGCATAATCCTTCCATCCTTTTTCTCGACGAACCTACACTTGGAGTTGATGCACAGTCGCGAAACCTGATTTTTGAATACCTGCAACAGTTGAATAGCTCTGGCACAACCATTTTTTATACAACACACTACATGCAGGAAGCTGAAAACTTATGCTCAAGGGTAAATATTATTGACAATGGACAGATAATTGAAAATGGTACACCCGCACAACTGATAGAAAAAAATCCCAGTTGCGGTAATTTGGGAGACGTATTTTTGAAATTAACTGGCAAAGATTTGAGAGACTGA
- a CDS encoding sulfotransferase, which produces MKTAYLLAGTELSVLWRLVRRNKAGFSPRYIPRLLFLLNAGMWSSLFSVIEKKRYGKHIAASPLPDNPIIIVGHWRTGSTWLHQLLSLDPSLVTPTLFQAALPRSFFSARLYFAPVMRFSIHKKRPMDNVKLGIDEPMEDEYALLRLCGFSPLEGLIFPQDTSYFLNDFPGFLPEQNISEWEKALNYFCRKLTFNNKQTLLLKNPFHSLRIQFLSEIFPKARFVHIYRSPYAVVPSTLNMWETVGQQNRMKCNHTPISMREVADMYQHLLTFIEQALNNIPLQRQYSIRYENLEKQPENTIRDMYRHFGMDFSDVFCKNIQQFLQENTNFNKNIFTPTPDDKAIIATVLADAIKKYDYAAN; this is translated from the coding sequence ATGAAAACAGCCTACCTTTTAGCCGGAACAGAACTTTCTGTACTATGGCGATTGGTACGTCGTAACAAAGCCGGTTTTTCGCCACGCTACATACCCAGGTTGCTCTTTTTGCTGAATGCCGGGATGTGGTCGTCGCTGTTTTCGGTAATTGAAAAGAAAAGATATGGTAAGCACATTGCTGCTTCCCCGCTTCCCGATAATCCAATCATCATCGTCGGGCACTGGCGTACCGGAAGCACCTGGTTACACCAGCTTCTCAGCCTCGACCCTTCCCTTGTAACGCCCACCCTCTTTCAAGCAGCCCTTCCCCGGAGTTTTTTCAGCGCAAGACTATATTTTGCCCCGGTAATGCGTTTTTCTATTCACAAAAAACGCCCTATGGACAATGTTAAGTTGGGCATTGATGAACCCATGGAAGACGAATACGCCCTGTTGCGTCTTTGCGGTTTTTCGCCGCTCGAAGGATTGATTTTTCCCCAAGATACATCTTATTTTCTTAACGATTTCCCCGGATTTTTGCCGGAACAAAATATCTCCGAATGGGAAAAAGCATTAAATTATTTTTGCCGTAAACTCACATTTAACAACAAGCAAACGCTACTGCTGAAAAATCCTTTCCATTCATTGCGCATACAGTTTTTGTCGGAAATTTTTCCCAAAGCCCGGTTTGTACATATTTACCGTAGCCCTTATGCTGTAGTTCCTTCAACCCTTAACATGTGGGAAACCGTAGGGCAGCAAAACCGAATGAAGTGCAACCATACCCCTATTTCCATGCGGGAAGTAGCCGACATGTACCAACACCTGCTTACTTTCATCGAGCAGGCATTGAACAACATTCCTCTTCAGCGGCAATATTCCATTCGCTACGAAAACCTTGAAAAACAACCCGAAAATACCATCCGGGATATGTACAGGCACTTCGGTATGGATTTTTCAGATGTTTTTTGCAAAAACATTCAACAGTTTCTGCAGGAAAATACCAATTTTAATAAAAATATATTCACACCAACCCCTGACGACAAAGCTATTATCGCTACCGTTTTGGCTGATGCAATAAAAAAATATGATTATGCAGCAAATTAA
- a CDS encoding phosphopantetheine-binding protein, with amino-acid sequence MTETNTTALKLEIKQLIIDTLKIPDVLPEQVQEDISLFSSDNLLGLDSIDALEIIMALQRKYGVRLDDQNLARFILTSINTITEFVEKERTQ; translated from the coding sequence ATGACAGAAACGAATACAACTGCTTTAAAGCTTGAAATCAAACAACTAATTATAGACACTTTGAAAATACCCGATGTTCTTCCCGAACAGGTACAGGAAGACATCTCCCTTTTCAGCAGCGATAACTTGCTGGGATTAGATTCTATAGATGCTCTGGAAATCATTATGGCTCTGCAACGTAAATACGGGGTGCGCTTGGACGACCAAAACCTGGCAAGGTTTATTTTAACTTCTATCAATACCATTACCGAATTTGTGGAAAAGGAAAGAACACAATAA
- a CDS encoding BtrH N-terminal domain-containing protein produces the protein MEFKHTMAAHCESGTVAALLNHAGLAITEPMVFGISSGIFFGYFSKQPSLNFPTFIVRNKPGQMRKNISQRLGISFYTEKFSDPVKAEKTLDTLLEKGIPVGIQVDFFYMNYLPPWMRVHINMHYITVVGKKNNLYIVSDCYHPQLAEIDAETLRKARFPGGMMSPQGFLFYPLRIPPAEKINLKQAIAKGIHKSAFNMVKLPIPFLGINGIRKFSKKLPEWPSLARDTEHLSHEIMKINVLLEDQGTGGAGFRFMFATFLRQASEIMQDERLLALSKKMMEIGDGWREISLFAARIGKNRDLGTDKIKQLSEMIWGRSVVEKEFFTELYKLKF, from the coding sequence GTGGAATTTAAACATACAATGGCAGCCCATTGCGAATCGGGAACAGTAGCAGCTTTATTGAATCATGCGGGGCTTGCAATTACAGAGCCCATGGTATTTGGAATCTCCAGTGGAATTTTTTTTGGATATTTCAGTAAACAACCCAGCCTTAATTTCCCTACCTTCATCGTTCGTAACAAACCCGGGCAAATGCGGAAAAATATTTCCCAAAGGTTGGGAATATCCTTTTACACCGAAAAATTTTCCGACCCGGTAAAAGCGGAAAAAACTCTCGACACATTGCTTGAAAAAGGCATACCCGTGGGCATACAGGTTGATTTTTTCTACATGAACTACCTGCCACCCTGGATGCGAGTTCATATCAATATGCATTATATTACTGTGGTAGGTAAGAAGAACAACTTGTATATTGTAAGTGATTGTTATCATCCCCAGCTTGCCGAAATTGATGCCGAAACACTGCGCAAAGCACGTTTTCCCGGAGGGATGATGTCGCCACAAGGTTTTCTTTTTTACCCATTACGGATTCCCCCTGCTGAAAAAATCAACTTAAAACAAGCCATAGCCAAAGGAATTCACAAATCCGCCTTCAACATGGTTAAATTGCCCATTCCTTTTTTGGGCATCAACGGCATTCGTAAATTCTCGAAAAAATTGCCTGAGTGGCCATCGTTGGCTCGCGATACCGAGCATTTGTCGCATGAAATTATGAAAATTAATGTATTGCTCGAAGACCAGGGAACAGGTGGAGCGGGTTTCCGGTTTATGTTTGCCACATTTTTACGGCAGGCTTCTGAAATCATGCAGGATGAGCGACTGCTGGCGCTTTCTAAAAAAATGATGGAAATAGGCGATGGTTGGCGCGAAATTTCACTCTTTGCCGCCCGTATCGGGAAAAACCGCGACCTTGGAACAGACAAGATCAAACAACTTAGTGAAATGATTTGGGGTCGCTCAGTAGTAGAAAAAGAATTTTTTACCGAACTTTACAAACTCAAATTTTAG